Genomic DNA from Comamonas resistens:
CAGGAGCAGCTGCGCCGCACGGTCGAGTACGTGAGCGAGCGCCAGCAGTTCGACCGGCCCATAGGCACGTTCCAGCTTGTGCAGGGGCAGATGGCCGACGGCTACATCCTGCTGCAGGCCCAGCGCAGCGCGCTGTGCCAGCTGGTGTGGCGCCTGGATGCGTGCCTGCCCTGCGTGCCCCAGGCGCATGCGGTGCGCGCCCAGTCCAACGAGCTGGGCCTCAAGGTGGGCCGCATGGCCCAGCACGTGCATGGCGGCATGGGCGTGGATGTGACCTACCCCATGCACCGCTTCCTGCTCTGGTGCCGCGCGCTGGCGGCCGAGCTGGGCAGCGCCGAGCACCACCTGCAAGCCCTCGGCCAGTGGCTGGCCGGCCACGGCTGCCTGGGCTGGAAGTACGACCTGCCCGAAGACCGATAAGAAGAGTGTTCCAAGGAGACAACGCGATGAGCAAGCCAAGCCCCCGCTTCGAGACGGTGAACGTCGGCGATGAACTGCAACCCCTGAGCGTGCCCGTCACCGTGCCGCTGATCACGGGCGGCGCCATCGCCACGCGCGACTACCAGAACGTGCACCACGACGCCGATGCCGCGCGCGCCCTGGGCTCGCCCCACATCTTCATGAACATCCTGACCACTAACGGCCTGGTGCAGCGCTTCGTCGAAAGCTGGGCCGGCTCGGGTTCGCGCCTGATGGACCTGAAGATCCGCCTGGGCGCGCCCAACTACCCGGGCGACACCCTGCAGTTCACCGGCGCCATCACCGGCAAGCACGAGGCCACGCGCAGCGTGCAGGTCGCGCTCAAGGGCACGAACTCCATGGGCGCACACGTCAGCGGCACGGTACAGGTCGCACTGCCATAAGAACGATTTGGGGAGACCGCACGGTGAATGACCTGAACATTTCCGGGCGCGCGGCCATCGTGGGCCTGGGCGCCACCGAGTTTTCCAAGCACTCCGGCCGCAGCGAGCTGCGCCTGGCCATGGAGGCCACGCTGGCCGCGCTGGCCGATGCCGGCATAGCTCCGAAGGAGGTGGACGGCTTTTCCTCCTACACCATGGACAAGGTGCCCGAGTACGAGATCGCGCGCCTGCTGGGACTGCCGAACGTGAGCTTCTTCTCGCAGGTGCCGCACGGCGGCGGCGCGGCCTGCGCGCCCGTGCTGCACGCGGCCATGGCCGTGGCCACGGGCGTGGCCAAGACCGTCGTGGTCTACCGGGCCATGAACGAGCGCAGCTGGTACCGCTTCGGCACGGGCGACTACGGCTTTCGCTCCCAGCCGTTCTTCGAGAGCGTGAACTTCGGCTGGTACATGCCGCACGGCTTCCACACGCCCGCGGCCTGGGTGGGCATGTTCGCGCGCCGCTACATGCACACCTATGGCGCAACCAGCGAGGACTTCGGCCGCGTGGCCGTGGCCGTGCGCGACTTCGCTGCCACCAACCCGGCGGCCTTCTTCCATGGCAAGCCCATCACGCTGCAAGACCACCAGCAGAGCAAGTGGATCTGCGACCCGCTGCGCCTGCTGGACTGCTGCCAGGAGTCCGACGGCGCCGTGGCCCTGGTCATCACTTCCAGCGAGCGTGCGCGCGACCTGCGGGCCAGGCCGGTCTACATCAAGGGCGCGGCCCAGGGAATCAGCGCGGGCCAGCAGTCCATGACCTCGTTCTACCGCGAGGACATCACCGGCCTGCCCGAGATGGGCCATGTGGCGCGCCAGCTGTGGCGGCAAAGCGGCCTGGGGCCCAAGGACATACAGACGGCGGTGCTGTACGACCACTTCACGCCCTTTGTGCTGACCCAGCTTGAGGAGTTCGGCTTCTGCGCGCGCGGCGAGGCCAAGGACTTCGTGCGCGCCGGCCAGCACGCGCGTGGCGGCCTGCTGCCCATCAACCCCCACGGCGGCCAGCTGGGCGAGGCCTATATCCACGGCATGAACGGCATTGCCGAAGGCGTGCGCCAGGTGCGCGGAACCTCGGTCAACCAGATTGCCGACGTGCGCAACGTGGTGGTCACGGCCGGCACCGGCGTGCCCACCAGTGGCCTGATCCTGGGCGATGCGGTTTGAGGGAGATGCCATGTTCATTGATCTGACCCCCGAGCAGCATGCGCTGCGCCTCCAGTGCCGCGACTACTTCCAGGCGCTGATGACGCCCGAGCTCAAGGCCCGCATGCGCGGCGCCGAGGGCGGCGACGAATACCGCGC
This window encodes:
- a CDS encoding MaoC family dehydratase; the protein is MSKPSPRFETVNVGDELQPLSVPVTVPLITGGAIATRDYQNVHHDADAARALGSPHIFMNILTTNGLVQRFVESWAGSGSRLMDLKIRLGAPNYPGDTLQFTGAITGKHEATRSVQVALKGTNSMGAHVSGTVQVALP
- a CDS encoding lipid-transfer protein, which translates into the protein MNDLNISGRAAIVGLGATEFSKHSGRSELRLAMEATLAALADAGIAPKEVDGFSSYTMDKVPEYEIARLLGLPNVSFFSQVPHGGGAACAPVLHAAMAVATGVAKTVVVYRAMNERSWYRFGTGDYGFRSQPFFESVNFGWYMPHGFHTPAAWVGMFARRYMHTYGATSEDFGRVAVAVRDFAATNPAAFFHGKPITLQDHQQSKWICDPLRLLDCCQESDGAVALVITSSERARDLRARPVYIKGAAQGISAGQQSMTSFYREDITGLPEMGHVARQLWRQSGLGPKDIQTAVLYDHFTPFVLTQLEEFGFCARGEAKDFVRAGQHARGGLLPINPHGGQLGEAYIHGMNGIAEGVRQVRGTSVNQIADVRNVVVTAGTGVPTSGLILGDAV